A segment of the Veillonellaceae bacterium genome:
CGCAGAGGACTTGTACGATGCCTTCGGTGAGGCGGGCTTCTATGGGTATTGGGTTGTGGCGGCCATTATCTTCATCGGATTTTGGCTGGCGAAAGTGCCTGTCAATCAGCGCTACAAGAACGCTTTCAAAGAGCAGGTTGTGGCCAAGGAGCTGCAATCGGTTTTGGACAATGTGGATTTTCAACCGGCCAACAAACTTGATGAAAGCATAATCCAAGCGGCGGCACTGTTTCCCAAATATGACATATATAACGGCAACGATTATTTGGCGGCAGACTATCATGGACATCACTTCATCCAGTCAGACGTCCATCTGCAGGAAGAGCGGGAGGAGACGTACCGCGATAGTGACGATGAATTGCAGACACGGATAGTGTGTGTCAGCGTGTTTCGCGGGCGACTTATGGTTTTTGACTATGACGCTATTTCCAATGAACCGGTCGCCGTCTATGATCGGTGCGGCGGCAAGCCAAAAAGCAAGGAGGCCATAAAAACCGAGCTGGATGCCTTCAACCGCAAGTTTTTCATCAGTGCCCCCAGCCCGACAGCGGCCTTGCGCATACTGACCCCGCCGGTGTTGGAAGGTATCATGCTGGCTGCCAGCAAGCTGGGCTGCCCGCTGAATATCTCTTTTAAAGATGATAAGCTCTATGTGGCACTGGCCTGCGCCGATGCGTTTGAGGCCGCAGGCGGCGATAAATAGTATTGCATTTATCTGCCTGCAAGACGGATGCAACACTGGAAGGAGATCTCCGGCAATGGAACGCAAGTCGTATGGAGGACGCTTTTTATACGGTAATGTAGTGCTCAGGCAGCTTGACCCGGATGAGGCCGAAGGTTTGCTTACGTTGCGGGCCTCATACGATGACCGGGAATATCAGACCATCCTGTACCGGGGCGTATATACCGGGCAATTCAGAGCCGCTCATACTGGCAAGAGAATTATTCTGGCAGAAGAACTGCCGCTGTCCCAGCTGCCGGAGCTTTACGCGGCACAGGATCTCGCGCGGCTATTTTTCACACGAGAGCATGTATCGCCAGAGTTTCTTCACCTGCTGCAACAGATGGGCTATCACCTCTATCGGCATTATCTCGATAGTGGGGAAGAATGCGTCGTTGTTGCCAGAGAAATACAAATCGGTAGGGGTGGTTAGCAGCCGTCCTAATGCATCAGAAGCAAGCGGCATAGGCAAAGCCAAGAAGGTAACTTTTACTTCATGAACTTGCGCAGCATTACCTTTAAGCTGGATGAAAAATATAAAAGGAGGGTGAACGACTATGACATTCAAAAACAGGCTCATCAAAGGTTTAATCGGTTTATGGATCGTATTGGCGGTGGCAGTTATTCCGCAACCGGCGGAAGCCGTTAATATCCAAATGACAAACCCCTATTCGGATACAATGTGGGCGGCTATCGTCTTTTTTGAGGATGCGGCTGACGAGTGGGTCACTAAGGGCTGGTATAAGATTGCACCCTAGAGCCTTTGGAGAATGTTCGAAAGGCCTTTACTTTTACCATTTATCGTTAACTGGTATCTAAAGTTGTAACCAAACGGGCCGACTTCGTAGAATATTCAAAAGACAAGGCCCGCTCGATAAGCTGACCTTGTCAAAGTTGAGAAAGGGAGTAATTATAACCGAGTGTTTGGCGCGGCTGGAACAATGGTTCGGATAGGCTTCAATATAGCATAAAGAATACCATCGTTGCACCAATAAGCAATGCTGCTGCACAAATGATAGCAATAATCATAGAGCACCTCCAAAGCCATGTATGTTAAATATAGTATTCAAAATTGAACAATATTGTTAATTTAAGTGCCTTTTAACATAAAATTGCAGATCATAGCATTCAGAACTATACAGTGCATATAAGAAGTGCAGCCACCATATGTGCAACTATTTTTTACGGCAGGAATGAATATAAGCTAATATACTTATGCCGGCAAGTCCGACTAGGGAGATAGCAGCTAAGAGCTCTTCCATAAAGCTATCCTCCTATTAATATAAGATATTACCTGCTGTATTATATGCCGATTATCAAGGGATGTTACATAAGAAAGTAAATCCGGGCTTGCTTCAACCGTATATAAAATCATTTACAGCAACTATTAGATAGGTTCATGTATACATCGTTGGGGAGATTTCCCATGCTACGCAAACAGTAGTTCTGTGGTATAATTAAGTAATACGATTTAGAAAGTGGGCGAAGTTATGTATGATAAGGTTTTATGGAAGGAAGTTGAGCGCTTACAAGCAGAACTTCGTAAAGTTGCTAGCAAAAAGGGTCTAAATTCACCTGAAGCTATTCGGGTGAGCCAAGCGTTTAGAAATAAGTTAAAAGAATATAATGATTTAGGAAGTTAAGAGCCTTAGGGCTCTTTTTTCATACACTGTCTACCATTTGAGCGCCTTTCATTCTCAGGGTTAAAAAATGCCGTTTTATTTTGAAGGCGGATGTTGGAATGTAATTTTTGCTAAAACCCGTACTGTAACCAAATGCCGCTGACTTTCATACTATACACAGGATACACACAATACATATTACAGAGGAGGTAATAGTATGGGTTTTGGTGGATTCGGCGGTTGTAACGGTCATGGTGGTGGAAGTTGGATAATTATTATCATAATCATACTTCTGCTTTTCTGCTGCTTCAACGATCATTGTGATGACAGCTGCTAAGTAAAAACTTGGTAGTTCCCGATCAACAGTAACTTGTCATAATATTGCCCCAGATAGAGACTCCGTCTAAATAATGGATGGGGTCTCTATTTAGCTTTTGCCAGAATAAACGCCACCTCGCAATATCATGGAGGTGGCGTTTGCCTATGCTGTCATTCGTTTAATTCTCTCAAAGCTAACGTTCTCGCGGATTTTGGCATGGGTTGCAACTTCAATCTCACGCGCTAAATCTTCTAAAAGAGCATTAATTTGCTCCTCGTTACCTTCTGGATAATAGCCTTTTATTATATCCTTTAGAACATCTTTACGAATCATAAAAATCACCTCACAGATAATTCGACAAAATTTTATCACATTCTTCTAAAAAAGAAAAGGTAATTACAGCCAATGGTCCTAGATCTTTCGACCTAATAGAAAAAATAAAGGAAGACTTTATCATGTAAATTTTAGATATGCGCGCAGGAATATGCCCCATAAAATGGTAATATGGATGATTAATCTGATAGATTGGAGAATATTATCATGTATGCTAAAATTCTAGCTGCCGCCGAACGCCTTGATGGGGTGGCGCATAAGACACCGGTGCTTACTTCGCGGTTACTAAACGAAAGCCTTAACAGCCATATCTATCTTAAGGCCGAAAACTTCCAGCGGATGGGGGCCTTTAAGTTTCGTGGCGCTTATAACGCGATAAGTACGCTTTCAGCCAAGGCGAAGGGCAAAGGTGTCATTACTTTTTCATCCGGTAATCATGCTCAGGCCATCGCGCTGGCGGGTCAGCTGTTGGGCGTCAAAACAACAGTGACGGTTCCCTCTGATGCACCTGCCGTTAAGCTAGATGCGGCAAAGGCCTATGGTGCCGGAATTGTGCTGTATGACCGGCTGACGGAATCTCGGGAAGCCAAGGTCCAAGCCCTTATTGACCATTACGGCTATTCCCTTATTCCACTGTTTGACCATGAAGAGGTAGTTGCCGGGCAGGGAACGGCAGCCAAAGAACTAATTGAAGATATCGGTAATCTCGATTACCTCTTTGTCCAAGTCGGGGGCGGAGGGCTGATTAGTGGGAGCGCTATCGCAGCAAAACACCTAAGCCCGGGCTGCAAGATTATTGGCGTAGAGCCGGAGCTTGCAGACGACGCGACGCGGTCGTTTAAGACAGGAATACTGCATAGAGTGGAGAATTCAGTTACTGTTGCCGATGGCCTACGATCAACCAGTCTCGGTAAAATTACTTTCCCACTTATTCAAAGATATGTTGATGACATGGTAACGGTAAGTGAGAGCGAAATCGTGGACGCAATGTATTATTTATGGACTAGATTTAAAGCCGTTGTTGAGCCGTCAGGCGCAGTTGGTGTTGCTGGAATAATGTATGGTGGTTTGCCGCTGAGCGGCAAGAAAGCGGGAGCTATCCTGAGTGGCGGCAATGTTGATGTAAGACAGACGGGAAAATTCTTTGCAGGGATGTAAGTGAACAAACCTTCCAGGTTGCTGAATGTTTTTTTAGTAAAGAAATTTAGATATTACCCGGAAATAATCCGTACAGAAGTAACAGGAACTTTACGCTACGGCTAATATTGACCAGCTTACCAAAAAGTTAGAGTTGCAAAGTTACTGTCAATATAGTATAAATATCTAGTGGGTGATTTGCCCGAGTGCCATAAATATCCGGCGCAGCTACTATTGACAATATGCCTGATAAATGGTAAGATACCTCTTGCAGTTAGTTAACTTAACTAGTCTGCAATCAACTAAATAGCTTGTTTATTATTCAAGCAATACGGAGAGATGTCCGAGTGGTTGAAGGAGCACGCCTGGAAAGCGTGTGTATTCGAAAGGGTACCGAGGGTTCGAATCCCTCTCTCTCCGCCAGTAAAGAAAATCAAGCACCTATAACCTATGCAGCATAGAGTTATCGGTGCTTTTATATTTGTCATAAGTTTTAATGTATTTCCCATGTTCCTGGTTCAACGTTGGCTGAAGGTTTTTCCTGACCGTTAGAGGTAGGGATACCGCTCATAACTGAGGAGCTATAGGTGATATTTGCATTGTTCTTTAAAGAAATATCACCGGCAGCCATAATAGCCCCCTTTAAATTGAAGGAATTTTTAGCATGAATGTCGCCGTAGGAAACTAGAACGGCGCTAGTAAAATTAACATTATTAGAATTGGAAGCATTCATATCACCGGTTGAAATTAAAAGGACATTTCCGTTAAAGTTAACATTTTGGGGAAAAACAACATTTCCGTCGACAAATATTATGCCATCCCCCGAAATTGTAGCGTTGTTGTTAATATTCCAATTACCATCGATATAATATGTGCCCCCGTTTAGATTCGTAGATTTACCGTTAAGGCTGGGATAACTATTATAATCTGCCGCTTCAAAGACTGGAAATTCCAGTGGGTGATATTCATAGAGGTCATAGGGATTGGCGATATGTAGATTGTTTCCTGTTGATATTTTACCGCCGCTGGCAATAGATGCGCCGTTTATAGTTGCGCCGTTTTTAAGATAGAGTGAACGCGCGGCGTAAATGGCGGCGTCCCCTGCTTTTATAGGAATTTTCGGCGGATTTCCTCCTCCCGATCCGCCGCCTTTTACTAAAATTGATACAGAAACTTTCTTCGTTATTCCGTCTGCACTGCCAGTTGATTCAACAATATAAGTATTATCGGCATCAAAAGAAGGTATAACAGGAGTTTTCATGGGATCAGCGTACGCATAAATTATAACTCTGTAAGTTTTTTTCTGATCCTGCGGATCATTCGTCATAGGGGTATCAATATTTAGCCACTGCCAGTCCGGAGTCTTAGACTGTTCAGCTTTTTTAAACTCATTTACTGCCCTCTTTGCGCCCGATTCGGCAATAAATTCTGCTTCCAAAGCATTCTTATTCTTTGGGGCAAGCTGCGATAAACTAGTAACCCAAGGTAATAAGCCTGAAATTACGATGGCTAAAAACATCATAACGATGATGCCTAGTAACGCAGCTGATCCATTTTGTGATCTAAGCATATAAAGCCTCCGCAGAATTAATTCAGTGTGTATACAATGGTCGAAATGGTGTTGCTTGGTGC
Coding sequences within it:
- a CDS encoding DUF3137 domain-containing protein codes for the protein MEKLRLKSQVLDALLIITAVALVILGFFFAEDLYDAFGEAGFYGYWVVAAIIFIGFWLAKVPVNQRYKNAFKEQVVAKELQSVLDNVDFQPANKLDESIIQAAALFPKYDIYNGNDYLAADYHGHHFIQSDVHLQEEREETYRDSDDELQTRIVCVSVFRGRLMVFDYDAISNEPVAVYDRCGGKPKSKEAIKTELDAFNRKFFISAPSPTAALRILTPPVLEGIMLAASKLGCPLNISFKDDKLYVALACADAFEAAGGDK
- a CDS encoding DUF1036 domain-containing protein; amino-acid sequence: MTFKNRLIKGLIGLWIVLAVAVIPQPAEAVNIQMTNPYSDTMWAAIVFFEDAADEWVTKGWYKIAP
- a CDS encoding aspartyl-phosphate phosphatase Spo0E family protein; the encoded protein is MYDKVLWKEVERLQAELRKVASKKGLNSPEAIRVSQAFRNKLKEYNDLGS
- a CDS encoding threo-3-hydroxy-L-aspartate ammonia-lyase, producing MYAKILAAAERLDGVAHKTPVLTSRLLNESLNSHIYLKAENFQRMGAFKFRGAYNAISTLSAKAKGKGVITFSSGNHAQAIALAGQLLGVKTTVTVPSDAPAVKLDAAKAYGAGIVLYDRLTESREAKVQALIDHYGYSLIPLFDHEEVVAGQGTAAKELIEDIGNLDYLFVQVGGGGLISGSAIAAKHLSPGCKIIGVEPELADDATRSFKTGILHRVENSVTVADGLRSTSLGKITFPLIQRYVDDMVTVSESEIVDAMYYLWTRFKAVVEPSGAVGVAGIMYGGLPLSGKKAGAILSGGNVDVRQTGKFFAGM